The genomic segment CCCTTCCAGGAGGTGACCACGAACCAGGCGTCGGCCCGGTCGCCGTCGTGGAAGCAGCCGAGAGCGGTCGGGTCGAGCGGCTCCACCCCGGCCTCCTCGGACGCCTCGCGGGCCAGGGCCTCCAGCAGCGACTCGCCCTCGTCAGGCTTGCCGCCGAGCCCGTCCCAGGCTCCCGGGTAGCGGCGGCCCTGGCCGCGGGTGCGGCGGCCGAGCAGGACCCGCGGCGGGTCCGGGTCGAGCAGGAGCATGGCCCCGCTGGCCGCCTCGGCGAACGGCACCTCGCGGACGGCGGTGGACGCGCCGACGGTCGCGGTGGCCAGCGGCCGCCACACCCTGTCGGGCGCCTCGCGCATGAGGGCGAGCTCGCGGACCGGGAAGGCCGCCCGGAAGCCGGCGAGCTCGGCCGCGGCCGCCTCGATCCGCTCCTCGGGCCGGTCCTGGAGCACGGTCACGTGCGGATGGAACGGGTGGGTGCGCCGGTCCAGCGGCGACTCCTGGAGGGCGACCTCCAGGTCGTGCAGGGCCGGCCCGCCCTCGCGCACGGCCAGGTAGGCGACCGGGGCGTCGGGCAGGAAGGTGGCGGCCCCGTCCAGCTCGACCGCGAACGGCACCGCCTCGGCGGCCGCCCGCTCGACCAGGGCGGCCGCCCGGGCCAGGTCGCGCTCGGCCACCGTCTGGGGCGGCACCAGGGTCAGGTGGGGCACGATCCGCCCGGCGGCCGGGTCGCCCAGCGCCCGGCGCCAGGCCTGCACGTGGATCCCGAGCGGTTCCGGCAGCCGCGCGATCACGCCGAGCCGCACCCTGGCCATGGTGAGCGCCCGGTCAGCCGCTCGACCGCGGCAGGAAACCCATGCGCTCCTTGGCCAGGGCCAGGTTCTCGCGGGCGATCGCCTGGGCCCTGGCCGCGCCCTGCTCGAGGATGGCCATCAGGCGGGCCGGGTCGCCGCGGAGCTCGCTGTAGCGCTCGCGGACCGGGGCCAGGAAGGCGATCAGGGCGTCGGCCAGGTCGCCCTTGAAGTCGCCGTAGCCCCGGCCGGCGTAGGCCTGCTCCAGCTCCCCCACCGCCTTGCCGGTGGCCACCGAGAACAGCTCCAGCAGGTTGGAGATCGCCGGCTTGTCCGGCCGGGCCAGCACCTCCCGGCCGGAGTCGGTCACGGCCGAGCGGACCTTGCGGCGGATGGCGTCGGGCGGGTCCAGCACCTCGATCCGCCCGGCCGGCGACGTGCTCGACTTCGACATCTTGGCCGTCGGCGCCTGGAGGTCCATGACCCGGCCGCCGACCTTGGGGATGTAGGCCTCGGGGACGACGAAGGTGTGGCCGAAGCGGGCGTTGAAGCGCTCGGCCACGTCGCGGGTCAGCTCCAGGTGCTGGCGCTGGTCCTCCCCCACCGGCACCCGGTCCGCCTGGTAGATGAGGATGTCGGCGGCCTGCAGGACCGGGTAGTTGAAGTAGCCGGCGGGCAGGGGGCCCTCCCCGCCGGCCTCGGCCTTGGCCTTGAACTGGGTCATGCGGCGCAGCTCGCCAACGGTCGCCAGGTGGTTGAACAGCCAGGCCAGCTCCGTGTGCTCGGGCACGTGCGACTGGACGAACACGGTGCAGACGTCGGGGTCGAGCCCGCTGGCGAGCAGGATGGCCGCCACCTCGAGCGTCCGGTCGGCCAGCTCCTCCGGGTCGTAGGCCAGGGTGATGGCGTGCAGGTCGACCACCGGGTAGAAGGCCT from the Actinomycetota bacterium genome contains:
- a CDS encoding 2'-5' RNA ligase family protein, with translation MARVRLGVIARLPEPLGIHVQAWRRALGDPAAGRIVPHLTLVPPQTVAERDLARAAALVERAAAEAVPFAVELDGAATFLPDAPVAYLAVREGGPALHDLEVALQESPLDRRTHPFHPHVTVLQDRPEERIEAAAAELAGFRAAFPVRELALMREAPDRVWRPLATATVGASTAVREVPFAEAASGAMLLLDPDPPRVLLGRRTRGQGRRYPGAWDGLGGKPDEGESLLEALAREASEEAGVEPLDPTALGCFHDGDRADAWFVVTSWKGEPRNREPSEHSELDWVPLHEAADRPLTPTTRAAVARLAAMLATGHRLHRPR
- the trpS gene encoding tryptophan--tRNA ligase — protein: MPRILSGVQPTGNTHLGNYVGAFRQWVEMQHDFEAFYPVVDLHAITLAYDPEELADRTLEVAAILLASGLDPDVCTVFVQSHVPEHTELAWLFNHLATVGELRRMTQFKAKAEAGGEGPLPAGYFNYPVLQAADILIYQADRVPVGEDQRQHLELTRDVAERFNARFGHTFVVPEAYIPKVGGRVMDLQAPTAKMSKSSTSPAGRIEVLDPPDAIRRKVRSAVTDSGREVLARPDKPAISNLLELFSVATGKAVGELEQAYAGRGYGDFKGDLADALIAFLAPVRERYSELRGDPARLMAILEQGAARAQAIARENLALAKERMGFLPRSSG